Proteins encoded by one window of Haliotis asinina isolate JCU_RB_2024 chromosome 6, JCU_Hal_asi_v2, whole genome shotgun sequence:
- the LOC137287961 gene encoding excitatory amino acid transporter-like: protein MLFTGILLYCAVFGVILGRLGDSGKPMLGFFNTLNNVTMKMVNIVMWFSPVGILCLIIGKILEVQDLAETARHLGMYMVTGLTGAIIHMFLVVPLMYFIVTRRNAYRVLHGVVQALVTALATESSSATLPVTIRCCEENLKVHKTISRFVLPIGATINMDGSAMTNCISAVYIAQLNGINLGFADILNLCLLNVMASIGITGVPGSGIPTLVMILTSAGIPTHDIPLLLAVDWFMSRTATVVNVCGDCMAASFVHHLLKPFTDDHSRTDRAPANGCLVHEYETV, encoded by the exons atgctgtTTACAGGTATTCTGTTGTACTGTGCTGTGTTCGGAGTCATACTCGGCAGGCTTGGAGACAGTGGAAAACCCATGCTCGGCTTTTTCAACACTCTCAATAACGTTACAATGAAAATGGTTAACATTGTGATGTG GTTTTCTCCAGTTGGGATTTTATGTCTCATCATTGGAAAGATTCTTGAGGTGCAGGACCTGGCAGAGACAGCGCGTCATCTAGGGATGTACATGGTCACTGGTCTGACCGGTGCCATTATCCACATGTTCCTGGTCGTACCGCTGATGTACTTTATAGTCACACGGAGAAACGCCTACCGAGTTTTGCATGGAGTAGTACAAGCCCTCGTTACAGCGCTAGCCACGGAGTCCAG CTCTGCTACACTGCCGGTGACAATACGTTGCTGTGAGGAGAACTTGAAGGTTCACAAGACGATCAGCCGCTTCGTTCTGCCTATTGGTGCTACCATCAACATGGACGGGTCGGCCATGACCAACTGTATAAGTGCCGTTTATATTGCCCAGCTGAACGGCATAAATCTTGGGTTTGCTGACATCTTAAACCTTTG CCTCCTCAACGTCATGGCCAGTATTGGGATTACTGGAGTCCCCGGCAGCGGTATTCCCACCCTGGTCATGATACTGACCTCTGCCGGTATCCCCACACACGACATCCCCCTGCTCCTCGCCGTCGACTGGTTCAT GAGTCGAACAGCAACAGTCGTCAACGTGTGTGGGGACTGCATGGCTGCATCATTTGTCCATCATCTCTTGAAACCATTTACTGATGACCATTCTCGGACTGATCGAGCACCTGCTAATGGATGTCTTGTTCATGAATATGAAACTGTGTAG